A stretch of the Bartonella henselae str. Houston-1 genome encodes the following:
- the bapA gene encoding trimeric autotransporter adhesin BapA: protein MKKLSVTSKRQYNLYASPISRRLSLLMKLSLETVTVMFLLGASPVLASNLALTGAKNLSQNSPGVNYSKGSHGSIVLSGDDDFCGADYVLGRGGNSTVRNGIPISVEEEYERFVKQKLMNNATSPYSQSSEQQVWTGDGLTSKGSGYMGGKSTDGDKNILPEAYGIYSFATGCGSSAQGNYSVAFGANATALTGGSQAFGVAALASGRVSVAIGVGSEATGEAGVSLGGLSKAAGARSVAIGTRANAYGEESIAIGGGLKQGSDNKIGSAVAQGLKAISIGSDSVGFQHYAVAIGAKSRALLLKSVALGSYSVADVDAGVRGYDPVEDEPSKNVSFVWKSSVGAVSVGNRKEGLTRQIIGVAAGTEDTDAVNVAQLKALRGMISEKGGWNLTVNNDNNTVVSSGGALDLSSGSKNLKIAKDGKKNNVTFDVARDLTLKSIKLDGVTLNETGLFIANGPQITASGINAGSQKITGVAEGTDANDAVNFGQLKKIETEVKEQVAASGFVKQDSDTKYLTIGKDTDGDTINIANNKSDKRTLMGIKEGDISKDSSEAITGSQLFTTNQNVKTVSDNLQTAATNIAKTFGGDAKYEDGEWTAPTFKVKTVTGEGKEEEKTYQNVADALAGVGSSITNVQNKVTEQVNNAITKVEGDALLWSDEANAFVARHEKSKLEKGASKATQENSKITYLLDGDVSKDSTDAITGKQLYSLGDKIASYLGGNAKYENGEWTAPTFKVKTVKEDGKEEEQTYHNVAAAFEGVGTSFTNVKNEITKQINHLQSDDSAVVHYDKDDKNGSINYASVTLGKGKDSAAVTLHNVAAGNIAKDSHDAINGSQIYSLNEQLATYFGGGAGYNKEGKWTAPTFTVKTVKEDGEEEEKTYQNVAEALTGVGTSFTNIKSEITKQIANEISNVTGDSLVKKDLDTNLITIGKEVAGTEINIASVSKADRTLSGVKEAVKDNEAVNKGQLDKGLKHLSDSLQSEDSAVVHYDKKTDETGGINYTSVTLGGKDKTPVALHNVADGSISKDSHDAINGGQIHTIGEDVAKFLGGAASFNNGAFTGPTYKLSNIDAKGDVQQSEFKDIGSAFAGLDTNIKNVNNNVTNKFNELTQNITNVTQQVKGDALLWSDEANAFVARHEKSKLGKGASKATQENSKITYLLDGDVSKDSTDAITGKQLYSLGDKIASYLGGNAKYEDGEWTAPTFKVKTVKEDGKEEEKTYQNVAEALTGVGTSFTNVKNEITKQINHLQSDDSAVVHYDKNKDETGGINYASVTLGKGKDSAAVTLHNVADGSISKDSRDAINGSQIYSLNEQLATYFGGGAKYENGQWTAPIFKVKTVKEDGEEEEKTYQNVAEALTGVGTSFTNIKSEITKQIANEISSVTGDSLVKKDLATNLITIGKEVAGTEINIASVSKADRTLSGVKEAVKDNEAVNKGQLDTNIKKVEDKLTEAVGKVTQQVKGDALLWSNEDNAFVADHGKDSAKTKSKITHLLDGNIASGSTDAVTGGQLYSLNEQLATYFGGGAKYENGQWTAPTFKVKTVNGEGKEEEQTYQNVAEALTGVGASFMNVQNKITNEITNQVNNAITKVEGDSLVKQDNLGIITLGKERGGLKVDFANRDGLDRTLSGVKEAVNDNEAVNKGQLDADISKVNNNVTNKFNELTQNITNVTQQVKGDALLWSDEANAFVARHEKSKLEKGVSKATQENSKITYLLDGDISKGSTDAVTGGQLYSLNEQLATYFGGDAKYENGQWTAPTFKVKTVNGEGKEEEQTYHNVAAAFEGVGTSFTNIKSEITKQINNEISNVKGDSLVKKDLATNLITIGKEVAGTEINIASVSKADRTLSGVKEAVKDNEAVNKGQLDTNIKKVEDKLTEAVGKVTQQVKGDALLWSNEDNAFVADHGKDSAKTKSKITHLLDGNIASGSTDAVTGGQLYSLNEQLATYFGGGAKYENGQWTAPTFKVKTVNGDGKEEEQTYQNVAEALTGVGTSFTNVQNKITNEITNQVNNAITKVEGDSLVKQDNLGIITLGKERGGLKVDFANRDGLDRTLSGVKEAVNDNEAVNKGQLDANISKVNNNVTNKFNELTQNITNVTQQVQGDTLLWSDEANAFVARHEKSKLEKGVSKATQENSKITYLLDGDISKGSTDAVTGGQLYSLNEQLATYFGGGAKYENGEWTAPTFKVKTVNGEGKEEEQTYHNVAAAFEGVGTSFTNIKSEITKQIDNEIINVKGDSLVKRDLATNLITIGKEIEGSAINIANKSGEARTISGVKEAVNNNEAVNKGQLDTNIKKVEDKLTEAVGKVTQQVKGDALLWSNEDNAFVADHGKDSAKTKSKITHLLDGNIASGSTDAVTGGQLYSLNEQLATYFGGGAKYENGQWTAPSFKVKTVKEDGKEEEQTYQNVAEALTGVGTSFTNVKNEITKQINHLQSDDSAVVHYDKNKDETGTINYASVTLGKGKDSAAVTLHNVADGSISKDSRDAINGGQIHTIGEDVAKFLGGDAAFKDGAFTGPTYKLSNIDAKGDVQQSEFKDIGSAFAGLDTNIKNVNNNVTNKFNELTQSITNVTQQVKGDSLLWSDEANAFVARHEKSKLEKGASKAIQENSKITYLLDGNVSKGSTDAVTGGQLYSMSNMLATYLGGNAKYENGEWTAPTFKVKTVNGEGKEEEQTYQNVAEALTGVGTSFTNIKSEIAKQINHLQSDDSAVIHYDKNKDETGTINYASVTLGKGEDSAAVALHNVAAGNIAKDSRDAINGSQLYSLNEQLLTYFGGNAGYKDGQWIAPKFQVSQFKSDGSSGEKESYDNVAAAFEGVNKSLAGMNERINNVVTAGQNVSSNSLNWNETEGGYDARHNGVDSKLTHVENGDVSEKSKEAVNGSQLWNTNEKVEAVEKDVKNIEKKVQDIATVADSAVKYEKDSTGKKTNVIKLVGGSESDPVLIDNVADGDIKEGSKQAVNGGQLRDYTEKQMKIVLEDAKKYTDERFNDVVNNGVNEAKAYTDMKFEALSYAVEDVRKEARQAQLLVWRYLTYVTMIYRDL, encoded by the coding sequence ATGAAAAAATTATCTGTCACATCAAAGAGACAATATAATTTATATGCTTCGCCTATTTCTCGACGTTTATCTTTGTTAATGAAGCTCTCATTGGAAACTGTAACAGTTATGTTCTTATTGGGTGCATCTCCTGTATTGGCTTCGAATCTTGCGCTTACAGGAGCAAAGAATCTGAGTCAAAACTCTCCAGGTGTAAATTACTCTAAAGGTAGCCATGGTAGTATTGTTCTCTCTGGTGATGATGATTTTTGCGGTGCGGATTATGTTCTTGGTCGTGGAGGCAATTCTACTGTACGTAATGGGATTCCAATAAGTGTAGAAGAAGAATATGAGAGATTTGTCAAACAAAAATTAATGAATAATGCTACTTCTCCTTATAGTCAGAGTTCAGAGCAACAAGTTTGGACTGGTGATGGGCTAACAAGCAAAGGTTCGGGTTATATGGGAGGGAAGTCGACTGACGGTGATAAAAATATCTTGCCTGAGGCTTATGGTATATATTCTTTTGCAACTGGTTGTGGTTCTTCTGCGCAGGGGAATTATTCAGTTGCATTTGGTGCAAATGCAACTGCACTTACTGGGGGGTCGCAAGCTTTTGGTGTTGCTGCACTTGCAAGTGGAAGGGTAAGTGTTGCTATTGGTGTAGGGTCAGAAGCGACGGGAGAGGCTGGAGTTTCTTTGGGTGGACTCTCAAAGGCAGCTGGTGCTCGTAGTGTTGCTATAGGGACGCGGGCCAACGCTTACGGTGAAGAATCTATTGCGATAGGTGGTGGCTTAAAACAGGGCAGTGATAATAAGATCGGTTCAGCTGTAGCGCAGGGTCTGAAAGCGATTTCTATAGGTTCTGATTCTGTTGGTTTTCAGCACTATGCAGTTGCTATTGGTGCTAAATCCCGTGCTCTTCTCTTGAAAAGTGTTGCCTTGGGTTCTTATTCTGTTGCTGATGTTGATGCTGGCGTTAGAGGTTATGATCCTGTGGAGGATGAGCCATCGAAAAACGTTAGTTTTGTATGGAAAAGCTCTGTAGGTGCTGTTAGTGTTGGTAATCGTAAAGAAGGCTTAACGCGACAAATTATAGGAGTTGCAGCTGGTACTGAAGACACTGATGCAGTAAATGTTGCACAGCTAAAAGCATTAAGGGGAATGATATCAGAAAAAGGAGGTTGGAATCTTACTGTTAATAATGACAATAATACAGTTGTTAGTTCAGGTGGTGCATTAGATTTGTCATCTGGAAGTAAAAATCTCAAAATTGCAAAAGATGGAAAAAAGAATAATGTAACCTTTGATGTCGCTAGGGATCTCACGTTAAAGAGCATAAAATTAGACGGTGTTACTTTAAATGAAACAGGTTTATTTATTGCAAACGGACCACAAATCACCGCTTCAGGTATTAATGCTGGTAGTCAAAAAATTACAGGCGTAGCAGAGGGTACTGATGCGAACGATGCAGTAAACTTTGGACAACTGAAGAAAATTGAAACAGAAGTCAAAGAACAAGTAGCAGCCAGTGGCTTTGTGAAACAGGATAGCGATACAAAATACCTTACCATTGGTAAGGATACAGATGGCGATACAATCAATATTGCTAATAACAAAAGTGATAAGCGTACTCTCATGGGCATAAAGGAGGGTGACATCTCAAAAGACTCGAGTGAAGCTATCACCGGTTCACAGCTATTTACTACAAATCAAAATGTGAAAACTGTATCAGATAATCTCCAAACAGCAGCCACGAATATAGCTAAGACTTTTGGAGGTGATGCCAAATATGAAGATGGTGAATGGACTGCTCCGACATTTAAAGTTAAAACTGTTACCGGTGAAGGCAAGGAAGAAGAGAAGACGTATCAGAATGTAGCGGATGCCTTGGCTGGAGTTGGAAGTTCCATCACCAATGTTCAGAATAAAGTGACTGAACAAGTTAATAATGCGATTACTAAAGTGGAAGGCGATGCCTTATTATGGAGCGATGAAGCTAATGCCTTTGTGGCGCGTCATGAAAAGAGTAAGTTAGAAAAAGGCGCATCTAAAGCGACACAAGAAAACAGCAAGATTACGTATCTGTTAGATGGTGATGTTTCGAAAGATTCCACGGATGCTATTACAGGTAAACAGCTTTATTCATTAGGTGATAAGATTGCATCTTATTTAGGTGGTAACGCTAAATATGAGAATGGTGAATGGACTGCACCTACCTTTAAGGTTAAAACAGTTAAGGAAGATGGTAAGGAAGAAGAGCAGACGTATCATAATGTAGCAGCGGCTTTTGAAGGAGTTGGTACGTCTTTCACGAATGTGAAAAATGAAATTACTAAACAGATTAATCATCTCCAGTCTGATGATTCAGCGGTTGTTCATTATGATAAAGATGATAAAAACGGCAGTATTAATTATGCGAGTGTAACCTTGGGTAAAGGTAAAGATTCTGCAGCTGTTACCCTTCATAATGTCGCTGCAGGTAATATTGCTAAGGATTCACATGATGCAATCAATGGTAGCCAAATTTATTCTCTGAACGAGCAACTTGCGACCTATTTTGGTGGCGGTGCTGGTTATAATAAGGAAGGCAAATGGACTGCTCCAACTTTTACAGTCAAGACAGTTAAGGAAGATGGTGAGGAAGAAGAGAAGACGTATCAGAATGTAGCGGAAGCTTTGACTGGAGTTGGTACGTCTTTCACCAATATAAAAAGTGAGATTACTAAACAGATTGCTAATGAGATTAGCAATGTAACAGGTGATAGTCTTGTTAAGAAAGATCTCGATACGAATCTTATCACCATTGGTAAAGAAGTAGCAGGTACTGAAATCAATATAGCAAGCGTTTCTAAAGCTGACCGGACTCTTTCTGGTGTTAAGGAAGCAGTAAAAGATAATGAAGCTGTTAACAAAGGGCAGCTTGATAAAGGTTTGAAGCATCTTTCTGACAGTCTCCAGTCCGAAGATTCAGCAGTTGTTCATTATGATAAAAAGACAGATGAAACTGGTGGCATTAATTATACGAGCGTGACGTTGGGAGGTAAAGATAAGACCCCTGTTGCCCTTCATAATGTCGCTGATGGTAGTATTTCCAAGGATTCACATGATGCCATCAATGGCGGACAGATTCATACAATCGGTGAGGATGTTGCAAAATTCTTGGGTGGAGCAGCAAGCTTTAACAACGGTGCTTTTACCGGCCCAACTTATAAGTTGTCGAATATTGATGCAAAGGGTGATGTACAACAGAGTGAGTTTAAAGATATAGGTTCAGCCTTTGCGGGTCTTGATACGAACATCAAGAATGTCAATAATAATGTAACGAATAAGTTTAATGAACTTACTCAAAACATAACGAATGTTACGCAACAGGTAAAAGGCGATGCCTTATTATGGAGCGATGAAGCCAATGCCTTTGTGGCGCGTCATGAAAAGAGCAAGTTAGGAAAAGGTGCATCTAAAGCGACACAAGAAAACAGCAAGATTACGTATCTGTTAGATGGTGATGTTTCGAAAGATTCCACGGATGCTATTACAGGTAAACAGCTTTATTCATTAGGTGATAAGATTGCATCTTATTTAGGTGGTAACGCTAAATATGAGGATGGTGAATGGACTGCACCTACCTTTAAGGTTAAAACAGTTAAGGAAGATGGTAAGGAAGAAGAGAAGACTTATCAGAATGTAGCGGAAGCTTTGACTGGAGTTGGTACGTCTTTCACGAATGTGAAAAATGAAATTACTAAACAGATTAATCATCTCCAGTCTGATGATTCAGCGGTTGTTCATTATGATAAGAATAAAGATGAAACTGGTGGCATTAATTATGCGAGTGTAACCTTGGGTAAAGGTAAAGATTCTGCAGCTGTTACCCTTCATAATGTTGCTGATGGTAGTATTTCCAAGGATTCACGTGATGCCATCAATGGTAGCCAAATTTATTCTCTGAACGAGCAACTTGCGACCTATTTTGGCGGCGGTGCTAAGTACGAGAATGGCCAATGGACCGCTCCTATTTTTAAAGTCAAGACAGTTAAGGAAGATGGTGAGGAAGAAGAGAAGACGTATCAGAATGTAGCGGAAGCTTTGACTGGAGTTGGTACGTCTTTCACAAATATAAAGAGTGAGATTACTAAACAGATTGCTAATGAGATTAGCAGTGTAACAGGTGATAGTCTTGTTAAGAAAGATCTCGCCACGAATCTTATCACCATTGGTAAAGAAGTAGCAGGTACTGAAATCAATATAGCAAGCGTTTCTAAAGCTGACCGGACTCTTTCTGGTGTTAAGGAAGCAGTAAAAGATAATGAAGCTGTTAACAAAGGGCAGCTTGATACCAATATCAAGAAAGTAGAAGATAAATTAACAGAAGCAGTCGGTAAAGTTACGCAACAGGTGAAAGGTGATGCTTTATTGTGGAGCAATGAAGATAACGCGTTTGTTGCTGATCATGGTAAGGATAGTGCAAAGACAAAGAGCAAGATTACACATTTATTAGATGGAAATATTGCGTCTGGCTCAACCGATGCCGTTACCGGTGGTCAACTCTATTCTCTGAACGAGCAACTTGCGACCTATTTTGGCGGCGGTGCTAAGTACGAGAATGGCCAATGGACTGCACCTACCTTTAAGGTTAAAACAGTTAACGGTGAAGGCAAGGAAGAAGAGCAGACTTATCAGAATGTAGCGGAAGCTTTGACTGGAGTTGGTGCGTCTTTCATGAATGTTCAGAATAAAATTACTAATGAAATTACCAATCAAGTTAATAACGCAATTACGAAAGTAGAAGGCGATAGTCTTGTGAAGCAAGATAATCTTGGTATTATTACGCTTGGTAAAGAAAGAGGTGGTTTGAAAGTTGATTTTGCAAATCGTGATGGTTTAGATCGGACTCTTTCTGGTGTAAAGGAAGCGGTAAACGATAATGAAGCAGTTAATAAAGGCCAGCTTGATGCCGATATCAGTAAAGTTAATAATAATGTAACGAATAAGTTTAATGAACTTACTCAAAACATAACGAATGTTACGCAACAGGTAAAAGGCGATGCCTTATTATGGAGCGATGAAGCTAATGCCTTTGTGGCGCGTCATGAAAAGAGTAAGTTAGAAAAAGGCGTATCTAAAGCGACACAAGAAAATAGCAAGATTACGTATCTGTTAGATGGTGATATTTCGAAAGGTTCCACGGATGCCGTTACCGGTGGTCAGCTTTATTCTCTGAACGAGCAACTTGCGACCTATTTTGGTGGCGATGCTAAGTACGAGAATGGCCAATGGACTGCACCTACCTTTAAGGTTAAAACAGTTAACGGTGAAGGCAAGGAAGAAGAGCAGACGTATCATAATGTAGCAGCAGCTTTTGAAGGAGTTGGTACGTCTTTCACCAATATAAAAAGTGAGATTACTAAACAGATTAATAATGAGATTAGCAATGTAAAAGGTGATAGTCTTGTTAAGAAAGATCTCGCCACGAATCTTATCACCATTGGTAAAGAAGTAGCGGGTACTGAAATCAATATAGCAAGCGTTTCTAAAGCTGACCGGACTCTTTCTGGTGTAAAGGAAGCAGTAAAAGATAATGAAGCTGTTAACAAAGGGCAGCTTGATACCAATATCAAGAAAGTAGAAGATAAATTAACAGAAGCAGTCGGTAAAGTTACGCAACAGGTAAAAGGTGATGCTTTATTGTGGAGCAATGAAGATAACGCGTTTGTTGCTGATCATGGTAAGGATAGCGCAAAGACAAAGAGCAAGATTACACATTTATTAGATGGAAATATTGCGTCTGGCTCAACCGATGCCGTTACCGGTGGTCAGCTTTATTCTCTGAACGAGCAACTTGCGACCTATTTTGGCGGCGGTGCTAAGTACGAGAATGGCCAATGGACTGCACCTACCTTTAAGGTTAAAACAGTTAACGGAGATGGCAAGGAAGAAGAGCAGACTTATCAGAATGTAGCGGAAGCTTTGACTGGAGTTGGTACGTCTTTCACGAATGTTCAGAATAAAATTACTAATGAAATTACCAATCAAGTTAATAACGCAATTACGAAAGTAGAAGGCGATAGTCTTGTGAAGCAAGATAATCTTGGTATTATTACGCTTGGTAAAGAAAGAGGTGGTTTGAAAGTTGATTTTGCAAATCGTGATGGTTTAGATCGGACTCTTTCTGGTGTAAAGGAAGCGGTAAACGATAATGAAGCAGTTAATAAAGGCCAGCTTGATGCCAATATCAGTAAAGTTAATAATAATGTAACGAATAAGTTTAATGAACTTACTCAAAACATAACGAATGTTACACAACAAGTTCAAGGTGATACTTTATTATGGAGCGATGAAGCTAATGCCTTTGTGGCGCGTCATGAAAAGAGTAAGTTAGAAAAAGGCGTATCTAAAGCGACACAAGAAAATAGCAAGATTACGTATCTGTTAGATGGTGATATTTCGAAAGGTTCCACGGATGCCGTTACCGGTGGTCAGCTTTATTCTCTGAACGAGCAACTTGCGACCTATTTTGGCGGCGGTGCTAAGTACGAGAATGGTGAATGGACCGCACCTACCTTTAAGGTTAAAACAGTTAACGGTGAAGGCAAGGAAGAAGAGCAGACGTATCATAATGTAGCAGCAGCTTTTGAAGGAGTTGGTACGTCTTTCACCAATATAAAAAGTGAGATTACTAAACAGATTGATAATGAGATTATCAATGTAAAAGGTGATAGTCTTGTTAAGAGAGATCTCGCTACGAATCTCATCACCATTGGTAAAGAAATAGAAGGCAGTGCAATCAATATTGCTAATAAGAGTGGTGAAGCTCGGACCATTTCTGGTGTAAAGGAAGCAGTAAACAATAATGAAGCTGTTAACAAAGGGCAACTTGATACCAATATCAAGAAAGTAGAAGATAAATTAACAGAAGCAGTCGGTAAAGTTACGCAACAGGTAAAAGGTGATGCTTTATTGTGGAGCAATGAAGATAACGCGTTTGTTGCTGATCATGGTAAGGATAGCGCAAAGACAAAGAGTAAGATTACACATTTATTAGATGGAAATATTGCGTCTGGCTCAACCGATGCCGTTACCGGTGGTCAACTCTATTCTCTTAACGAGCAACTTGCGACCTATTTTGGCGGCGGTGCTAAGTACGAGAATGGCCAATGGACTGCACCTAGCTTTAAGGTTAAAACAGTTAAGGAAGATGGCAAGGAAGAAGAGCAGACGTATCAGAATGTAGCGGAAGCTTTGACTGGAGTTGGTACGTCTTTCACGAATGTGAAAAATGAAATTACTAAACAGATTAATCATCTCCAGTCTGATGATTCAGCGGTTGTTCATTATGATAAGAATAAAGATGAAACTGGTACCATTAATTATGCGAGTGTAACCTTGGGTAAAGGTAAAGATTCTGCAGCTGTTACCCTTCATAATGTCGCCGATGGTAGTATTTCCAAGGATTCACGTGATGCCATCAATGGTGGACAGATTCATACAATCGGTGAGGATGTTGCAAAATTCTTGGGTGGAGATGCAGCTTTTAAAGATGGTGCTTTTACCGGCCCAACTTATAAGTTGTCGAATATTGATGCAAAGGGTGATGTACAACAGAGTGAGTTTAAAGATATAGGTTCAGCCTTTGCGGGTCTTGATACGAACATCAAGAATGTCAATAATAATGTAACGAATAAGTTTAATGAACTTACTCAAAGCATAACGAATGTTACGCAACAGGTAAAAGGCGATTCCTTATTATGGAGCGATGAAGCCAATGCCTTTGTGGCGCGTCATGAAAAGAGCAAGTTAGAAAAAGGTGCATCTAAAGCGATACAAGAAAATAGCAAGATTACGTATCTGTTAGATGGTAATGTTTCGAAAGGTTCCACGGATGCCGTTACTGGTGGTCAGCTTTATTCAATGAGCAACATGCTTGCGACCTATTTAGGTGGTAACGCTAAATATGAGAATGGTGAATGGACCGCACCTACCTTTAAGGTTAAAACAGTTAACGGTGAAGGCAAGGAAGAAGAGCAAACTTATCAGAATGTAGCGGAAGCTTTGACTGGAGTTGGTACGTCTTTCACCAATATAAAAAGTGAGATTGCCAAACAGATTAATCATCTCCAGTCTGATGATTCAGCGGTTATTCATTATGATAAGAATAAAGATGAAACTGGCACCATTAATTATGCGAGTGTAACTTTGGGTAAAGGTGAAGATTCTGCAGCTGTTGCCCTTCATAATGTCGCTGCAGGTAATATTGCTAAGGATTCACGTGATGCAATCAATGGTTCTCAGCTTTATTCTTTGAACGAGCAGTTATTGACCTATTTTGGCGGTAATGCTGGCTATAAAGATGGGCAATGGATAGCTCCCAAATTCCAAGTTTCGCAGTTCAAGAGTGATGGTAGTTCTGGTGAGAAGGAGAGCTATGATAATGTAGCGGCTGCGTTTGAAGGAGTTAACAAAAGTCTTGCAGGTATGAACGAGCGTATTAATAATGTTGTTACTGCTGGCCAGAATGTTTCGTCGAACAGTTTAAATTGGAATGAGACAGAGGGAGGTTATGACGCTCGTCATAATGGTGTGGACAGTAAGCTCACGCATGTAGAGAATGGTGACGTATCCGAAAAATCGAAAGAAGCCGTTAATGGAAGTCAACTATGGAATACGAATGAGAAAGTTGAAGCGGTTGAGAAGGATGTAAAGAATATTGAGAAGAAGGTACAAGATATTGCTACAGTAGCAGATAGTGCTGTTAAGTATGAGAAAGATAGTACTGGCAAGAAAACGAATGTAATCAAATTAGTTGGTGGGAGTGAAAGTGATCCAGTATTGATAGACAATGTAGCGGATGGTGACATTAAAGAAGGCTCTAAGCAGGCAGTCAATGGAGGTCAGTTGCGTGATTATACTGAGAAACAGATGAAGATAGTGCTTGAAGATGCGAAGAAATATACGGATGAACGCTTCAATGATGTCGTCAATAATGGTGTTAATGAGGCTAAAGCTTATACAGATATGAAGTTTGAGGCTTTAAGTTACGCTGTTGAGGATGTCCGTAAAGAAGCAAGACAGGCGCAGCTATTGGTTTGGCGGTATCTAACTTACGTTACTATGATATACCGGGATCTTTAA
- a CDS encoding YadA-like family protein, which yields MAVSNLRYYDIPGSLSLSFGTGIWRSQSAFAVGAGYTSEDGNIRSNLSITNAGGHWGVGAGITLRLK from the coding sequence TTGGCGGTATCTAACTTACGTTACTATGATATACCGGGATCTTTAAGTCTTTCATTTGGTACGGGCATATGGCGTAGTCAGTCTGCATTTGCTGTTGGTGCTGGTTATACATCTGAAGATGGAAATATTCGTTCTAATTTATCTATCACGAATGCTGGAGGTCACTGGGGAGTAGGCGCAGGGATTACTTTGAGGCTGAAATGA
- a CDS encoding invasion associated locus B family protein — MIKKTDIMIEKRSILINILFFLALLGKGESFADENNSVYTVHPPHLSIPNGAAGETRRIIMQFYYWTLICDEKQKLKQGICNVTQTVHDKEGNTIFSWSLVSTKNGQAVMLFRTLPNADTNVPIRMFVESVKKPVLIHYKQCNEEICLAQSPVGPVLSKQIEQNKEVRISYKVKEGKIFSFTVPFKGLSAAVYSLQR, encoded by the coding sequence ATGATAAAAAAAACTGATATCATGATAGAAAAACGAAGTATTTTGATAAATATTCTGTTCTTCCTTGCCTTATTAGGCAAGGGAGAAAGTTTTGCTGACGAAAATAATAGTGTTTATACGGTGCATCCACCGCACTTATCTATTCCTAATGGAGCAGCTGGTGAAACACGTCGAATCATTATGCAGTTTTATTATTGGACTTTAATTTGTGATGAAAAACAAAAGCTTAAGCAAGGCATATGTAATGTGACGCAAACTGTCCATGATAAGGAAGGCAATACTATTTTCAGTTGGTCTCTTGTTTCTACGAAAAATGGTCAAGCAGTAATGCTCTTTCGAACATTGCCAAATGCTGATACAAATGTTCCTATTCGCATGTTTGTGGAAAGCGTAAAAAAACCTGTTCTCATTCATTATAAGCAATGTAATGAAGAAATCTGCTTGGCACAGTCGCCTGTAGGACCAGTTCTGAGTAAACAAATAGAGCAGAACAAAGAAGTACGTATTTCCTATAAGGTTAAAGAGGGAAAGATATTTTCTTTTACTGTGCCATTTAAAGGGTTAAGTGCAGCAGTTTATTCTTTGCAACGATAG